Proteins encoded within one genomic window of Bacillus sp. 1NLA3E:
- a CDS encoding YdjY domain-containing protein produces MKRKQPTLFKLFMVITLSFLVLAACSSNSDKSKSDTSKSQKDEKKVAETKMDVTKGNPIFVDKKNKVVKVYATVNGKYLVSPTRHGLNWVDGNYGDQSVLQAYASPLKFNEALVEIGGVPAVEKGGDVTKEFNETADGKFIKGDEVAVSITWENAKKDYNINDVMVDSTGKKLEYHFGGNYDTQEAKNTGCYMCFDSCPAGITSNAAHPVGTFEGGKAEFHGNPDVLPADGTPVVLTYSIVK; encoded by the coding sequence ATGAAACGAAAACAACCAACTCTTTTCAAACTATTTATGGTCATAACTCTATCATTTTTAGTACTGGCGGCGTGTTCATCTAATTCTGATAAGTCAAAATCAGATACTTCAAAATCACAAAAAGATGAGAAAAAAGTAGCAGAAACAAAAATGGATGTAACGAAAGGGAATCCAATTTTTGTTGATAAAAAGAATAAAGTTGTTAAGGTTTATGCCACTGTTAATGGCAAATATTTAGTTAGCCCAACTCGTCACGGGTTAAACTGGGTTGATGGAAACTACGGAGATCAATCAGTACTACAAGCTTACGCGAGCCCACTTAAATTTAACGAAGCATTAGTAGAAATCGGTGGCGTACCGGCTGTTGAAAAAGGCGGCGACGTAACGAAAGAGTTCAATGAAACTGCAGATGGTAAGTTCATTAAAGGGGACGAGGTTGCTGTTTCAATTACATGGGAAAATGCAAAAAAGGATTACAATATCAATGATGTCATGGTCGATTCTACTGGGAAAAAATTAGAATACCATTTCGGTGGTAACTACGATACTCAAGAAGCTAAAAATACTGGTTGTTATATGTGTTTTGATAGCTGTCCTGCAGGGATTACGAGTAATGCAGCCCATCCAGTTGGAACTTTTGAAGGCGGCAAAGCAGAATTTCACGGAAACCCAGATGTGCTACCTGCTGATGGTACACCTGTCGTTTTAACTTATTCAATCGTTAAGTAA
- the rbsB gene encoding ribose ABC transporter substrate-binding protein RbsB: MKKLFKGLLFFSLMMVLLVGCSTKAPQTSDSKKEDKKDDTVKIGLSISTLNNPFFVSLKEGAEAEAKAKGADIIVVDAQNDSAKQVSDIEDLIQKGIDVLLVNPTDSAAVTAAIESANSANIPVITVDRSAEGGEVVAHIASDNVAGGKMAGDFILEKLEKKGKVVELEGIAGSSAARERGEGFHKSIDPVSDIKVVAKQAADFDRAKGLSVMENILQANKDIKAVFAHNDEMALGAVEALEAAGLKDVIVVGFDANEDAVKAVEAGTMAATVAQKPTIIGQQGVTTAIKVAAGEKVDKFIPVALELIKK, from the coding sequence ATGAAAAAGCTTTTTAAAGGATTATTATTTTTCTCACTTATGATGGTGTTACTTGTAGGTTGTTCAACAAAAGCTCCACAAACCTCTGATTCAAAAAAAGAGGATAAAAAGGATGATACAGTTAAAATTGGTTTATCCATTTCAACTTTAAATAACCCATTCTTTGTTTCATTAAAAGAAGGTGCTGAAGCAGAAGCAAAGGCTAAAGGAGCAGATATCATTGTTGTTGATGCTCAAAATGATTCCGCTAAGCAAGTTAGTGATATTGAAGATTTAATTCAAAAAGGTATTGATGTATTACTTGTAAACCCAACTGACTCAGCGGCAGTAACAGCTGCAATCGAGTCTGCAAACAGTGCAAACATTCCAGTAATTACAGTTGACCGTAGCGCTGAAGGTGGAGAAGTAGTGGCTCACATTGCTTCTGATAACGTGGCTGGTGGTAAAATGGCCGGAGACTTTATTTTAGAAAAGCTTGAAAAAAAGGGCAAAGTTGTTGAGTTAGAAGGAATTGCAGGATCTTCAGCTGCTCGTGAGCGCGGAGAAGGCTTCCATAAATCAATTGATCCAGTATCTGACATTAAAGTCGTTGCAAAACAAGCAGCAGACTTTGATCGCGCAAAAGGATTATCAGTTATGGAAAACATTCTACAAGCTAACAAAGACATTAAAGCGGTCTTTGCTCATAACGATGAAATGGCTTTAGGTGCTGTTGAAGCATTAGAAGCTGCAGGCTTAAAAGATGTAATTGTTGTAGGTTTTGATGCAAATGAGGATGCCGTAAAAGCAGTTGAAGCTGGAACTATGGCTGCAACAGTAGCACAAAAGCCTACTATTATTGGACAACAAGGTGTCACTACTGCTATAAAGGTCGCTGCTGGTGAAAAAGTTGATAAATTTATTCCAGTTGCATTGGAATTAATTAAAAAATAA
- a CDS encoding glycine/sarcosine/betaine reductase selenoprotein B family protein: MKLSGNRLIESIVTQRAKHMVDAIKGEIPFHPFKKSPKDAVFALITTAGVHLKSQEIFDVEAGDTSVRFIPAKTNQADLMISHTHFDRADADKDINCVFPLFRLSELAEEGLIGGVAATHYGLMGYITDPKLLIEETIPAIIKQLRMDGTDAVILNPGUYICHQSVGLIQYALEKEGIPTISISHLVDLTEKVRVPRALHLRFPLGRSFGRAGEVDLQRQILLDCIHYLQEITQPETVVKLPHKWKGRKR, encoded by the coding sequence TTGAAGCTATCAGGCAATAGATTGATTGAGTCAATTGTTACCCAACGAGCGAAACATATGGTAGATGCGATAAAAGGAGAAATCCCTTTTCATCCATTTAAAAAGTCGCCAAAGGATGCTGTTTTTGCTTTGATCACAACAGCTGGCGTTCATTTAAAATCGCAGGAAATTTTCGACGTTGAAGCTGGAGACACAAGTGTTAGATTCATTCCTGCTAAAACAAATCAAGCGGATTTAATGATTAGCCATACACACTTTGATCGAGCAGATGCCGATAAGGATATCAATTGCGTGTTCCCTTTATTTCGCCTTAGTGAATTAGCTGAAGAGGGTTTAATTGGTGGAGTGGCAGCAACCCATTACGGCTTAATGGGATATATTACTGATCCCAAGTTGCTGATTGAAGAAACGATTCCCGCCATAATTAAGCAACTAAGAATGGACGGAACCGATGCAGTAATTTTGAATCCTGGCTGATATATATGCCATCAATCCGTGGGATTGATTCAATATGCACTAGAGAAGGAAGGTATTCCAACGATTTCCATCTCACACTTAGTCGATCTAACCGAGAAAGTCAGGGTGCCAAGAGCACTGCATTTACGTTTTCCGCTTGGCCGTAGCTTTGGTAGGGCAGGAGAAGTAGACCTACAAAGGCAAATCTTGCTTGACTGCATTCACTATTTGCAAGAGATCACCCAACCAGAAACGGTGGTCAAGCTTCCTCATAAATGGAAAGGAAGAAAGAGATAA
- a CDS encoding selenium metabolism-associated LysR family transcriptional regulator, whose product MDFHQLYVFTKVVEHKSFSKAAEDIFLSQSTVSSHIQSLEKMLKVKLFDRVGRENILTPHGERLYLWAQKILLLKDQALLDLNQGMTEFRGVIRMAASSVPGQFILPKMVKQFREEYSSVTFYINQSPSKVVADKVLNGSVDMGLLGGKYENDKLHYIPLLKEKLVLITSKQVEINKPVNIQEILKYPFVMRNSDSGTYGMLAQFLKKHHISKDQMNIIAHTDDSQSLIQFVMEDIGISIISEIVAKDYANNNMINMYEIEDFSDERDFYLVFNKNKTLSMISKLFIEKAVELHLP is encoded by the coding sequence ATGGATTTTCACCAACTATATGTTTTCACAAAAGTAGTTGAACATAAAAGCTTCTCTAAAGCTGCTGAAGATATTTTTTTAAGTCAATCCACAGTAAGTTCGCATATTCAATCTTTGGAAAAGATGCTAAAGGTGAAGCTTTTTGATCGGGTTGGGCGAGAAAATATTCTCACCCCTCATGGAGAGCGTCTATACCTTTGGGCCCAAAAAATCCTTTTATTAAAGGACCAAGCGTTACTGGATCTCAATCAAGGAATGACAGAATTCCGAGGAGTTATTAGAATGGCGGCTAGTTCCGTACCCGGGCAGTTCATCTTACCAAAGATGGTAAAGCAGTTCAGAGAAGAATATTCATCTGTAACCTTCTATATCAACCAATCTCCTTCAAAAGTCGTTGCTGATAAAGTTTTGAATGGTAGTGTTGATATGGGTCTTTTAGGAGGGAAATACGAAAATGATAAGCTTCATTATATTCCTTTATTAAAAGAAAAGTTGGTCCTCATTACTTCTAAACAAGTTGAAATCAACAAACCTGTTAATATTCAGGAAATTTTAAAATATCCATTCGTAATGAGAAATTCCGATTCGGGAACGTATGGTATGCTTGCACAGTTCCTGAAAAAACATCACATTTCAAAGGATCAAATGAATATAATCGCCCACACTGATGATAGTCAGAGCTTAATCCAGTTCGTGATGGAAGATATAGGAATTTCAATTATTTCAGAAATTGTGGCAAAGGATTATGCTAATAACAATATGATTAATATGTACGAGATTGAGGATTTTTCCGATGAAAGAGATTTTTACCTCGTTTTTAATAAAAATAAAACCCTTTCAATGATCTCAAAATTATTTATTGAAAAAGCAGTTGAATTGCATTTACCATGA
- a CDS encoding MarR family winged helix-turn-helix transcriptional regulator, whose amino-acid sequence MVNRRKSTVQKRSEIMVLFCIKKSGETEMKVSEISRILQVKAPTVTQLVNELENRGQVERITRSSDRRSVWIKITEEGEKVIEKAEEEIRSTYSGLIDYLGEEESRMLIASLDKVYAFFLKRMDEENLE is encoded by the coding sequence ATGGTAAATCGCAGAAAGAGCACTGTACAAAAAAGAAGTGAAATTATGGTGCTGTTTTGTATAAAAAAATCCGGTGAAACCGAGATGAAGGTTTCAGAAATAAGCCGCATACTTCAGGTTAAAGCACCAACGGTTACACAACTAGTCAACGAATTAGAAAATAGGGGACAAGTTGAAAGGATAACTCGTTCTTCTGACCGCCGCTCCGTATGGATCAAAATAACGGAAGAGGGAGAAAAGGTTATCGAGAAAGCCGAGGAGGAGATTCGCAGCACTTACAGTGGTTTAATAGACTACCTTGGTGAAGAAGAAAGCAGAATGCTGATTGCCTCATTGGACAAAGTATACGCGTTTTTTTTAAAGCGTATGGATGAGGAAAATTTAGAATAA
- a CDS encoding ABC transporter ATP-binding protein → MLKLLRTLKAFKFQVALVFLFVFLQTLSDLYLPKLMSHIIDKGVVTGDKDYIWRIGGIMLLVAAGGLVCTVLVSFLSAKVSAGFGRNTRKQVFTHVENFSLQEFDKIGTASLITRTTNDITQVQNVLVMMLRMMIWAPFMAIGGIFMAVNQDAELSWVFVGVIPVIALLIFGIMKKGVPFFKAMQVKLDRLNQVVREQLMGIRVIRSFNRSDFEKKRFNKANLDLTDTAVKVNRIMAFMMPAMMLIMNVAIVAIVWFGSIRIDNMAMDLGDLMAFIQYAMQIMMALVMVSFMFVLVPRASVSAVRINEVLDMKPVIKNSINTKLANQQRGMVEFKDVTFSYPGAEIPALSHISFIAKQGQTTAIIGGTGSGKTTMLSLIPRFYDITGGSILVDGIDIREQSQESLREKIGYVPQKAVLFSGTIADNIRYGKENATDEEIRHAAEIAQATDFILVKEEGYESQISQGGTNVSGGQKQRLSIARALVRKPEIYLFDDSFSALDLKTDAKLRAALKGETTDSTVIIVAQRVSTVMNADQIIVLEDGEISGIGTHKDLLKNSEVYREIVSSQMSEEESA, encoded by the coding sequence GTGCTGAAATTACTCAGGACTTTAAAAGCATTCAAGTTTCAAGTCGCACTGGTTTTTCTCTTTGTGTTTTTGCAGACATTATCTGATTTATATTTGCCAAAATTAATGTCGCATATTATTGATAAAGGAGTAGTGACTGGAGATAAGGATTATATATGGAGGATTGGCGGAATCATGCTGTTAGTTGCAGCGGGAGGACTGGTTTGTACTGTCCTTGTAAGCTTTTTATCAGCAAAGGTTTCTGCTGGCTTTGGAAGGAATACACGCAAGCAGGTATTTACACATGTAGAAAACTTTTCTTTACAGGAGTTTGACAAAATTGGAACAGCGTCTCTTATTACGAGAACGACAAATGACATTACTCAAGTACAAAACGTGTTAGTGATGATGCTTAGGATGATGATTTGGGCACCATTTATGGCGATTGGTGGCATTTTTATGGCTGTAAATCAAGATGCTGAGCTCTCATGGGTTTTTGTTGGGGTAATACCGGTGATTGCTCTGCTTATTTTTGGGATTATGAAAAAAGGGGTCCCGTTTTTTAAAGCTATGCAAGTAAAATTGGACCGGTTGAACCAAGTTGTTCGTGAACAATTAATGGGAATTAGGGTCATTCGCTCATTCAACCGCAGTGATTTTGAAAAAAAACGGTTTAACAAAGCTAACCTAGATTTAACTGATACTGCAGTGAAAGTTAACAGGATTATGGCCTTTATGATGCCGGCGATGATGTTAATAATGAACGTTGCAATCGTGGCGATTGTTTGGTTCGGGAGTATCCGTATTGATAATATGGCGATGGATCTTGGCGATTTAATGGCTTTTATTCAATACGCGATGCAAATCATGATGGCTCTCGTGATGGTTTCGTTTATGTTTGTTTTAGTGCCAAGAGCTTCTGTTTCGGCAGTCAGAATTAACGAGGTTCTGGATATGAAGCCTGTTATTAAAAATAGTATTAACACAAAACTTGCAAACCAACAAAGAGGAATGGTCGAGTTTAAAGACGTTACATTCAGCTATCCAGGTGCTGAAATCCCAGCTCTCTCTCATATATCTTTTATAGCAAAACAAGGACAAACAACAGCGATAATTGGTGGGACTGGCTCAGGGAAAACCACTATGCTCAGTTTAATTCCACGTTTTTATGATATTACAGGTGGGAGTATTTTAGTGGATGGAATTGACATACGTGAGCAATCACAAGAAAGCTTACGTGAAAAAATAGGATATGTCCCGCAAAAGGCAGTTTTGTTCAGTGGAACGATTGCGGATAATATTCGCTATGGGAAAGAAAACGCGACTGACGAAGAAATCCGTCATGCGGCGGAAATTGCCCAAGCGACAGATTTTATTTTGGTAAAAGAGGAAGGTTATGAATCACAAATTTCTCAGGGCGGAACGAACGTTTCTGGTGGACAAAAACAACGCTTATCAATCGCCCGTGCATTGGTTAGAAAGCCGGAGATCTATTTATTTGACGATAGTTTCTCAGCATTAGATTTAAAGACTGATGCAAAATTGCGTGCTGCTTTAAAAGGGGAAACGACTGACTCTACCGTTATCATTGTTGCACAGCGGGTTAGCACGGTAATGAATGCAGATCAAATCATTGTACTAGAAGACGGAGAAATTTCTGGAATAGGCACCCACAAGGATTTATTAAAAAATAGTGAAGTATATCGTGAAATTGTATCTTCTCAGATGTCAGAGGAGGAGTCAGCATGA
- a CDS encoding DUF3784 domain-containing protein: protein MWFLFGIQLFLVLLFLIMGWALRKKKAYWLLSGFATRPKEEQQQLIENGYLQKTGALLLLTGTGLLLLLPLTFTSFKYSIEIQFGFMLVFLLGGLIYLSKYEVEKKRKRSYIISSTLFVVVNSFVVVLMFFGYQDYDLITQKDSFEITGIYGDEWKINDIQKIEMLEKMPEVTWKQNGCGLSTMDKGYFKVKGYGSSLLFIQKGSSPILYIELKNKKIFINSASSDNTQKWYDEITAKFNQHNKENSPATL from the coding sequence ATGTGGTTCCTTTTTGGTATTCAACTATTTCTGGTTTTATTATTTTTAATTATGGGGTGGGCTCTTCGGAAGAAAAAAGCATATTGGCTCCTTTCTGGTTTTGCGACACGCCCGAAAGAAGAACAGCAACAATTAATTGAAAATGGTTACCTACAGAAGACAGGAGCATTATTGCTGTTAACAGGGACTGGGTTGCTGTTACTGCTACCTTTGACATTCACTTCATTCAAATATTCTATTGAAATCCAATTCGGCTTTATGCTTGTCTTTTTACTTGGCGGACTCATTTATTTGTCTAAATACGAAGTGGAGAAGAAGCGAAAGCGGAGTTACATTATTAGCAGCACTCTCTTTGTAGTCGTGAACAGCTTTGTCGTTGTCCTCATGTTTTTTGGTTATCAAGATTATGACTTAATCACCCAAAAGGACAGCTTTGAAATCACTGGAATATATGGTGACGAGTGGAAGATTAACGATATACAGAAAATTGAAATGCTGGAGAAAATGCCCGAAGTAACCTGGAAACAAAATGGATGCGGCCTATCAACAATGGACAAAGGGTATTTCAAAGTAAAAGGGTATGGTAGTAGCTTACTGTTTATCCAGAAAGGCTCTTCTCCCATCCTTTACATCGAATTAAAAAACAAGAAAATCTTCATAAACAGTGCCAGCTCTGATAATACCCAGAAATGGTATGATGAAATAACAGCAAAATTCAATCAACACAATAAAGAAAACTCCCCAGCGACGCTTTAA
- a CDS encoding TVP38/TMEM64 family protein → MKQVIRGTIHFLSAIFLFFIVGMALSLLLIQNQFIDMRFDSEFVITVMTVTGIWFFFARVFMNAHTLALWEKKWISLLLAFGSLALILIITILEGSISIMPAYMARKALFMENALTLSNMNTILIVGLVIGALMLIMSHRKPLSLKKETKMEWSRLSRGNRIGMMSLFALLAVFILVYMGQGGIHAAINHSVVYLKNADVEGFRDYLLSFGPLAAVVSGLLMVFQSVVAPLPAFVITFANGLLFGWFFGAILSWSSAMLGAVICFYLAKFLGRPVVEKIVTKKALEWWDQFFAKYGKHSVFIARLVPIVSFDLVSYAAGVTSVSFWEFFWATGLGQLPATILYSFLGQNATNTVKILFFLFTIVIALAVIGMLLRPKIQQLINRKKGVKR, encoded by the coding sequence ATGAAACAAGTTATACGAGGAACAATCCATTTTTTGTCAGCAATATTTTTATTTTTCATTGTAGGAATGGCATTATCTCTACTACTAATTCAAAATCAGTTCATAGATATGCGTTTTGACAGTGAATTTGTCATTACGGTGATGACTGTTACAGGGATATGGTTTTTCTTCGCAAGGGTGTTCATGAATGCACACACCCTTGCTTTATGGGAAAAAAAGTGGATCAGTCTTCTTTTGGCTTTCGGCAGCTTAGCCTTGATTCTGATTATTACGATTCTTGAAGGTAGCATTTCCATTATGCCAGCCTATATGGCAAGAAAAGCGTTGTTTATGGAAAACGCATTGACACTTAGTAATATGAATACGATTCTTATAGTGGGTTTGGTTATTGGTGCCTTAATGCTCATTATGTCCCACCGAAAACCGCTTTCGTTAAAAAAAGAAACGAAAATGGAGTGGAGTCGGCTCTCAAGAGGAAACCGGATTGGAATGATGTCACTATTTGCCTTGCTGGCAGTTTTTATTCTTGTCTATATGGGGCAAGGCGGTATTCACGCTGCGATTAACCATTCGGTGGTATATTTAAAAAATGCTGATGTGGAAGGGTTCCGCGACTATTTGCTATCATTTGGACCGTTGGCTGCTGTAGTATCTGGGTTATTGATGGTTTTTCAATCCGTCGTTGCACCACTTCCAGCGTTTGTCATTACCTTTGCAAATGGCCTGCTATTTGGCTGGTTCTTCGGGGCAATCCTTTCCTGGAGTAGCGCCATGCTTGGTGCAGTCATTTGTTTTTACTTGGCTAAATTTTTAGGAAGACCAGTAGTGGAGAAAATCGTTACAAAAAAAGCTTTGGAGTGGTGGGACCAATTTTTCGCTAAGTATGGGAAACATTCGGTTTTTATCGCCAGACTTGTACCGATTGTTTCGTTTGACTTAGTTAGCTATGCTGCCGGCGTAACTTCAGTTTCATTTTGGGAGTTTTTCTGGGCAACAGGTCTCGGTCAACTTCCAGCAACAATCCTTTACTCTTTCCTAGGTCAGAATGCAACCAACACCGTAAAAATCCTATTCTTTTTGTTCACGATTGTAATCGCGTTGGCAGTTATTGGGATGTTACTACGTCCTAAGATTCAACAGTTGATCAATAGGAAAAAGGGAGTAAAAAGGTAA
- a CDS encoding ABC transporter ATP-binding protein: MSEKNKNKPAGGPGFGPGRGMGMGMPVQKAKDFKGTLGRLIVYFKPQKLQLLTVFVAAILSTIFMIASPKVLGKAITKLFEGMMMKFKGVPGAEVDFSYIGKILLILIGLYIISSLFTYIQQYIMAGVAQKVVYKLREEVNEKLAKLPLKYYDSRTHGETLSRITNDIDNISNTLQQSLTQMITSVITIIGVIVMMLTISPLLTLICLLTLPLSFVGTILIAKRSQKYFKAQQKTLGELNGHVEEMYTGHPIVKVFGREQQSIDTFTGINDHLYDSGWKSQFISGVIMPVMMFINNISFVLICVIGGILVTKRTIEIGDIQAFIQYARQFSQPISQTAQIANIVQSTIASAERVFEILDEENIVETGKSDMIENPKGTVTFEHVDFSYKKDAPLIEDMNIAVKPGQTIAIVGPTGAGKTTLVNLLMRFYELDGGKISIDGVDITSMKHETLRSMFGMVLQDTWLFNGSIHDNIGYGRIGATDEDIYAAARAAHADQFIRTLPEGYDTVLNEEASNISQGQKQLLTIARAILANPKILILDEATSSVDTRTEIQIQHAMDALMEGRTSFVIAHRLSTIREADLILVMNQGSVIEQGSHDELLEQNGFYADLYNSQFATGNFEPESA, translated from the coding sequence ATGAGTGAAAAAAATAAAAATAAACCAGCTGGAGGACCTGGCTTTGGTCCTGGACGAGGCATGGGCATGGGGATGCCAGTTCAAAAAGCAAAAGACTTTAAAGGAACTTTAGGAAGGCTAATTGTCTATTTTAAACCGCAAAAATTACAATTACTAACTGTTTTTGTAGCGGCAATATTGAGTACTATTTTTATGATTGCTAGTCCTAAGGTTTTAGGGAAGGCGATTACCAAGCTGTTTGAAGGGATGATGATGAAATTCAAGGGCGTCCCTGGAGCAGAAGTGGACTTTAGTTATATTGGGAAGATCCTGTTAATTTTAATAGGCTTATATATTATCAGTTCATTATTCACCTACATTCAACAGTATATAATGGCTGGAGTAGCACAAAAGGTCGTTTATAAGCTACGGGAAGAAGTTAACGAAAAGCTGGCGAAGCTCCCGTTAAAATATTATGATTCACGGACCCATGGTGAAACATTAAGCCGAATTACAAATGATATTGATAATATTAGTAACACATTGCAACAAAGTTTGACACAGATGATTACTTCGGTCATAACGATTATTGGTGTCATTGTTATGATGCTAACAATCAGCCCATTATTAACCCTGATTTGTTTATTAACTTTGCCTTTATCCTTTGTTGGCACGATCCTAATTGCAAAACGTTCGCAAAAGTATTTTAAAGCACAGCAAAAAACTCTAGGCGAACTTAATGGGCATGTGGAAGAAATGTATACAGGTCATCCAATTGTAAAAGTATTTGGTCGTGAGCAACAGTCGATTGATACCTTTACTGGAATCAATGATCACTTGTACGATTCTGGCTGGAAATCGCAGTTTATTTCCGGGGTGATTATGCCCGTAATGATGTTCATTAACAATATTAGCTTTGTACTAATTTGTGTCATTGGTGGTATTCTCGTTACGAAAAGAACAATTGAAATTGGTGATATTCAGGCGTTTATTCAATATGCACGCCAGTTCTCTCAACCGATTTCACAAACTGCTCAGATCGCGAATATTGTTCAATCGACAATCGCATCTGCTGAGCGTGTGTTTGAAATTTTAGACGAAGAAAATATCGTGGAGACAGGAAAATCAGACATGATCGAAAACCCAAAAGGAACTGTAACTTTTGAACATGTTGATTTTTCCTATAAAAAAGATGCTCCTCTGATTGAAGACATGAATATTGCTGTAAAGCCGGGGCAAACAATTGCAATTGTTGGACCAACTGGCGCAGGTAAGACAACCTTGGTTAACCTATTAATGCGTTTCTATGAATTGGATGGCGGAAAAATCTCCATCGATGGAGTAGACATTACCAGCATGAAACATGAAACATTAAGGAGCATGTTCGGAATGGTGTTGCAGGATACGTGGTTATTTAACGGATCCATTCACGATAATATTGGCTACGGTCGAATCGGGGCAACCGATGAGGATATCTATGCAGCAGCGAGAGCGGCACATGCCGATCAGTTTATCCGGACTTTGCCGGAAGGCTATGATACTGTGTTAAACGAAGAGGCTTCAAATATCTCGCAAGGGCAAAAACAATTATTAACAATTGCTCGCGCGATTTTGGCAAATCCAAAGATCTTAATTCTAGATGAAGCAACGAGTAGTGTGGATACCCGGACTGAAATTCAAATTCAACATGCGATGGATGCGTTGATGGAGGGTAGAACCAGCTTTGTTATTGCCCATCGTTTGTCAACGATTCGTGAAGCGGACTTAATTCTAGTCATGAATCAAGGTAGTGTAATTGAGCAAGGAAGTCACGATGAACTATTAGAACAAAATGGCTTCTATGCTGATCTATACAACAGTCAATTCGCAACTGGAAACTTTGAACCAGAATCTGCATAA
- a CDS encoding lysylphosphatidylglycerol synthase transmembrane domain-containing protein, whose translation MKSSKEQKGIPFLQLAIRITISSSLMVWLLNRIQWDQALQIMKEGSLVYFVAAFIAIQLTVGSSVWKWQLLVHSSLQKTERKNTSLTKLGRYYYIGLFFNNFLPGSVGGDVVRIFYLGKIIGIPPAATSVAFERLTSGAALTAIVLVSALFMENVRPFLLSIYIVTGAVVVLFVFIGFWMKKGNKSNALILTTSVPSSKFSIWKSKGKSALVKMGESVGNYRSESWKWWVTILVLSAIFQFGLAWINQLLFLAFGISIPWVELLVIITLISVITMLPVSLNGIGVREASYVFFFKELGVPDELAVSVSLLFFFLVTLSSIFGGVFWLFERRKRFEAIRQ comes from the coding sequence ATGAAATCATCCAAAGAACAAAAGGGAATACCTTTTCTTCAATTGGCAATTAGGATAACGATTAGTTCCAGTTTAATGGTTTGGCTATTGAATAGGATACAATGGGACCAAGCTCTCCAGATAATGAAGGAGGGCTCCTTGGTTTATTTTGTGGCTGCGTTTATTGCTATTCAGCTTACGGTTGGATCAAGTGTATGGAAATGGCAGTTACTGGTCCATTCTTCTTTGCAAAAGACCGAGAGAAAAAATACGTCTTTGACAAAATTGGGCCGATACTATTATATCGGTTTATTTTTCAATAATTTTCTACCCGGTAGCGTTGGTGGGGATGTTGTAAGAATTTTTTATTTAGGAAAAATTATCGGAATCCCCCCGGCTGCTACTTCCGTTGCCTTTGAACGGCTGACAAGCGGTGCTGCTCTTACCGCAATTGTCCTCGTTTCAGCTTTATTCATGGAAAATGTCAGACCATTCCTTTTATCTATTTACATCGTTACAGGCGCAGTTGTTGTTCTATTTGTTTTCATTGGATTTTGGATGAAAAAGGGGAACAAAAGTAATGCTTTGATCTTAACAACAAGCGTTCCATCGAGTAAGTTCTCTATTTGGAAAAGCAAGGGTAAAAGTGCACTTGTTAAGATGGGAGAATCGGTTGGAAATTATCGAAGTGAAAGCTGGAAATGGTGGGTGACCATCTTGGTCCTTTCAGCAATATTCCAGTTTGGGCTTGCATGGATTAATCAGTTATTATTTTTAGCGTTTGGCATTTCCATTCCTTGGGTTGAATTATTGGTGATCATTACGCTTATTTCGGTGATAACGATGTTGCCGGTAAGCTTAAATGGGATCGGTGTCCGTGAAGCAAGTTATGTGTTTTTCTTTAAAGAGCTCGGTGTTCCGGATGAACTTGCCGTTTCCGTTTCTTTGTTATTTTTCTTTCTCGTGACCCTTTCAAGTATTTTTGGCGGGGTATTTTGGCTATTTGAAAGGAGGAAGCGGTTTGAAGCTATCAGGCAATAG